In Niallia sp. FSL W8-0635, one genomic interval encodes:
- the fabZ gene encoding 3-hydroxyacyl-ACP dehydratase FabZ, which translates to MMNLQIVKDILSRYPLPLVDEILELKEGKMAVGVKQINKEDTFATGQNPKNPIMPGVLIIEAIAQVTAVAIHSEQKHNNKFALLTGINHSRIRKPVFPGDELCMEVMVEKVKSSFAKAKGKATVAGELICEAEFLFSFQ; encoded by the coding sequence ATGATGAATCTACAGATAGTGAAGGATATACTCAGTCGGTATCCTCTGCCTCTAGTAGATGAAATATTAGAGTTAAAAGAAGGGAAAATGGCTGTAGGTGTTAAGCAAATTAATAAGGAAGATACATTTGCAACTGGTCAAAATCCAAAAAATCCAATTATGCCAGGCGTTCTTATCATTGAAGCGATTGCACAAGTTACAGCAGTAGCTATTCATAGTGAACAAAAGCATAATAATAAATTCGCCCTTTTAACTGGTATAAATCATTCAAGGATAAGAAAGCCTGTTTTTCCTGGTGATGAGCTATGTATGGAAGTCATGGTAGAAAAGGTGAAAAGTAGCTTTGCGAAAGCAAAGGGAAAAGCTACTGTGGCTGGAGAATTGATATGTGAAGCGGAATTTCTTTTTTCATTTCAGTAA
- a CDS encoding Cof-type HAD-IIB family hydrolase produces the protein MITCIVTDLDGTLLNHESKISPENLESLKIAQERGIEVIIATGRNYPDVMEIFKDTGLKTWVIAANGATIHDPAGNRFDHLPMDKPKAMRLLQWLEERDYYYEIFSDDYLYSPQRGRQLIEIELDRLCTANPDISRAELEKHAVIQFSQTGFSFIDSYKEIENPAIHVYNILAFSFDKQKLDAGWETFRNDQSITLVTSGTYNFEFEHKDASKGNALVKLANHLGIALKDIVAMGDSMNDLSMLEKVGYPVAMGNAREDVKNASIEIAETNDQHGVANTIKRLVLSSIAV, from the coding sequence ATGATTACATGTATCGTGACGGATTTAGATGGCACTCTTTTAAACCATGAAAGTAAAATCAGCCCAGAAAACCTCGAAAGTTTGAAAATAGCACAAGAAAGAGGGATAGAAGTTATTATAGCAACTGGCCGAAACTATCCAGATGTGATGGAAATTTTTAAAGATACTGGTTTAAAGACATGGGTAATTGCAGCGAACGGAGCAACGATTCATGATCCAGCGGGTAATCGTTTTGATCATCTACCTATGGATAAACCAAAAGCGATGAGGCTTCTCCAATGGTTAGAAGAAAGAGATTACTATTATGAGATATTCAGTGACGATTATTTGTATTCCCCACAACGAGGAAGACAATTAATTGAAATAGAGCTTGACCGACTGTGTACAGCTAATCCTGATATTAGTAGAGCAGAACTAGAGAAGCATGCAGTTATTCAATTTTCGCAAACTGGATTTTCCTTTATAGACAGCTATAAGGAAATAGAAAATCCAGCTATTCATGTATATAATATATTGGCATTTTCCTTTGATAAACAGAAGTTAGACGCGGGCTGGGAAACTTTCAGAAACGATCAGTCCATCACACTCGTTACATCTGGTACGTATAATTTTGAATTTGAACATAAAGATGCTTCGAAAGGCAATGCACTCGTAAAATTAGCCAATCATTTAGGGATTGCATTAAAAGATATAGTAGCAATGGGTGACAGTATGAATGATCTGTCGATGCTAGAAAAAGTAGGATATCCAGTTGCTATGGGAAATGCAAGAGAAGATGTGAAAAATGCTTCGATTGAAATTGCAGAAACGAATGATCAGCATGGTGTGGCAAATACAATCAAACGACTTGTTTTGTCTTCGATTGCTGTATAA
- a CDS encoding DeoR/GlpR family DNA-binding transcription regulator has product MAQEQRLVDIVSYLNKHQKITVDEICTLFHVSRDTARRDLVKLEEEQAIIRTRGGALLPKIHRKVDNYHNRLKAVSEEKKAIGKLAASFVRENDHIILDASTTVQAMGNFINQECTIITNSINLADILSDKQLPKIHLLGGVMQKEHRYLYGNSVIQRLDKYYVDKVFIGIVGISEKGLTIVDEEDGAVKKKMMQQAKQVIVVGDNSKIGITDFYQFAELSDIDLFITDKEPEESFIQLLNENNVELIVANRKDGEE; this is encoded by the coding sequence TAAGCATCAAAAAATAACAGTGGATGAAATTTGTACGCTGTTTCACGTGTCACGGGATACAGCTAGGCGAGATTTAGTGAAGCTAGAAGAAGAGCAGGCGATTATTCGAACAAGAGGCGGTGCGTTATTACCGAAAATTCATCGGAAAGTTGATAATTACCATAATCGATTAAAAGCTGTTTCAGAAGAAAAAAAAGCGATTGGTAAACTAGCTGCATCTTTTGTTCGGGAGAATGATCATATTATTTTGGATGCCTCTACCACTGTTCAAGCAATGGGAAATTTTATTAATCAAGAATGTACTATTATTACAAACTCTATTAATTTGGCTGATATTCTATCTGATAAACAATTGCCAAAAATTCACTTATTAGGTGGAGTAATGCAGAAAGAACATCGCTATTTATATGGTAACTCTGTTATTCAACGATTGGATAAATATTATGTAGACAAAGTTTTTATTGGGATTGTTGGAATTTCCGAAAAAGGACTAACAATCGTAGATGAAGAAGATGGGGCAGTAAAAAAGAAAATGATGCAACAAGCAAAACAAGTGATTGTAGTAGGAGATAATAGCAAAATTGGCATTACCGATTTTTATCAATTTGCTGAGCTTTCCGATATTGATCTCTTTATTACAGATAAAGAACCAGAAGAATCGTTTATTCAATTATTAAATGAAAATAATGTGGAATTAATAGTGGCAAATAGAAAGGATGGAGAAGAATGA
- a CDS encoding lysophospholipid acyltransferase family protein — MYAFTSRFANVVLKTFGRTKVINKDKLPKDTGYVVSCSHIGWVDVVALGTSLLPNEIHFMAKKELFAKPQAAKFLHSINAFPVDRENPGPSSIKTPVKLLKEKKIVGIFPSGTRSSEDVPLKKGAATIANLARVPLVPAAYSGPTDLKGLLSGKKIHVIFGDPISLKNEDGTKKDPSDITRELSEVMAELQNELDKRGEKK, encoded by the coding sequence ATGTATGCATTTACGAGTAGATTTGCAAATGTAGTATTAAAAACGTTTGGGAGAACAAAGGTAATAAATAAAGATAAATTACCTAAGGATACTGGATATGTCGTTTCCTGTTCGCATATTGGATGGGTTGACGTGGTGGCTCTGGGTACATCATTACTACCAAATGAGATTCATTTTATGGCTAAGAAAGAGTTATTTGCTAAACCACAAGCAGCTAAATTTCTCCATAGTATTAATGCCTTTCCTGTAGATAGAGAAAATCCTGGTCCAAGCAGTATTAAAACGCCAGTTAAACTGCTAAAGGAAAAGAAGATAGTTGGAATTTTTCCAAGTGGCACAAGATCTTCAGAGGATGTGCCTTTGAAAAAAGGTGCTGCTACTATTGCTAATTTGGCAAGAGTTCCACTTGTACCAGCGGCTTATAGCGGACCAACGGATTTAAAAGGACTATTGAGTGGTAAGAAAATTCATGTCATTTTTGGTGATCCCATATCCTTGAAAAATGAGGATGGCACAAAGAAAGATCCTTCTGATATAACAAGAGAATTGAGTGAAGTCATGGCAGAATTACAAAATGAATTAGATAAAAGAGGCGAAAAGAAATGA